A region from the Aegilops tauschii subsp. strangulata cultivar AL8/78 chromosome 5, Aet v6.0, whole genome shotgun sequence genome encodes:
- the LOC109762062 gene encoding probable NOT transcription complex subunit VIP2 isoform X2, with the protein MSGLLNSNINSSASNLPDSTARPFATSFSGQSGSVQGFHHSGLRNIHGNFSLPNMPGSLAQRNAAMSGLPSSGVQQHGGSISGRFASNNLPVAMSQIPHAHSGVSGRGMNVGGGQAFSSGMNMGGTIQGLYSNLGTSGNRNSVPGMSVSPALGNLGSRITSSAGNIVGGSNIGRNISSGGLSVPSISSRVDFSNNAGSGRLNVQGSNRMMNDLILQGSSQLINMIGSSYPTSGGSVSQNQMQPGNNSLGSMGMLHDASDSTPFDINDFPQLTGRPNSAGGPQGQYGSLRKQGVGVNSIVQQNHEFSIQNEDFPALPGFKGSSSDYGMELHHKEQIHENVPVMQAQQYPMARSVGFNLGSSYQPNRQQHQQGANSIQSAGPQNIGLRPLNSLSQTSSLGSYEQLLQQYQQPQAQSPFGLQQMSSATQSYGDHGLKPILGGRTPPDPYGLLGLLGVIRMNDPDLSSLALGIDLTTLGLNLNSPDNLYKTFGSPFSNEPAKGDPEYPTPACYVAEQPPALQPMHFQKFQTLILFYIFYSMPKDEAQICAANELYNRGWFYHKEVRQWLTRIPNMEPLIKTPSYEQGSYAFFHQPNWETVHKDNFVLHYELVEKRPSLPSASQIGR; encoded by the exons ATGTCTGGCTTGCTGAAT TCAAATATTAACAGTTCTGCATCGAATCTTCCAGACTCAACTGCACGACCATTTGCAACATCCTTTTCTGGTCAATCTGGATCAGTTCAAGGTTTCCATCACTCTg GTCTGCGCAACATTCATGGAAATTTCAGTCTTCCAAATATGCCTGGATCACTGGCACAAAGGAATGCTGCGATGAGCGGCCTTCCGTCCTCCGGGGTTCAACAACATGGAGGGAGCATTTCTGGGAGATTTGCTTCAAACAACCTTCCAGTTGCCATGTCTCAG ATTCCTCATGCACATTCAGGTGTCAGTGGTAGAGGAATGAATGTTGGTGGAGGTCAAGCATTTAGTAGTGGCATGAATATGGGTGGTACCATTCAAGGTTTATACTCAAATTTGGGGACCAGTGGGAATCGAAATTCTGTTCCTGGCATGTCAGTATCTCCAGCTTTAGGAAACTTGGGTTCACGTATTACAAGCTCCGCAGGAAACATCGTGGGCGGAAGTAACATTGGAAGAAATATAAGCTCTGGTGGATTGTCGGTGCCGAGTATCTCATCGCGCGTCGATTTTAGTAACAATGCTGGAAGTGGAAGACTAAATGTGCAAGGATCCAACAGGATGATGAATGACCTTATTCTGCAAG GATCATCACAACTGATCAATATGATTGGAAGTTCATACCCAACGTCTGGAGGTTCAGTATCCCAGAACCAAATGCAACCAGGAAACAATTCTCTAGGTTCTATGGGGATGCTACATGACGCCAGTGACAGCACTCCATTCGACATCAATGATTTCCCCCAATTGACTGGTCGACCTAATTCAGCTGGTGGTCCACAGGGACAATATG GATCACTACGGAAGCAAGGAGTTGGTGTTAACTCCATTGTTCAACAAAACCACGAGTTCAGTATTCAGAATGAAGATTTCCCGGCTTTGCCAGGATTTAAAG GTAGCAGTTCAGATTATGGCATGGAGTTACATCACAAGGAACAAATTCACGAGAATGTACCTGTAATGCAAGCACAACAATATCCT ATGGCAAGGTCCGTTGGGTTCAATTTAGGAAGTAGCTACCAACCAAATCGTCAGCAACATCAGCAGGGTGCTAATTCA ATTCAGAGTGCCGGACCCCAAAATATTGGACTAAGACCACTAAACTCTCTGAGTCAAACTTCTAGTTTGGGATCATATGAGCAACTGCTCCAGCAATACCAGCAGCCGCAGGCTCAGAGTCCTTTCGGGTTGCAGCAGATGTCTTCAGCCACACAGTCATATGGGGATCATGGTCTAAAGCCCATTCTGGGAGGCCGAACACCACCTGATCCATACGGCTTGTTAGGATTGCTGGGGGTTATAAGGATGAATGATCCTGATTTGTCATCTCTTGCTCTGGGAATAGATTTGACAACGTTGGGTTTGAATTTGAACTCACCAGACAATCTGTACAAGACATTTGGCTCTCCATTTTCAAATGAGCCAGCAAAAGGAGATCCTGAATATCCTACTCCAGCTTGTTATGTGGCCGAGCAACCCCCAGCACTACAG CCTATGCATTTTCAGAAATTTCAGACACTCATACTGTTTTACATATTCTACAG CATGCCGAAGGATGAAGCTCAAATATGTGCTGCCAATGAACT GTATAATCGTGGATGGTTTTACCATAAAGAAGTGCGGCAATGGCTCACAAGAATTCCTAACATGGAGCCTCTCATCAAAACTCCTTCATATGAACAGGGGTCTTATGCCTTCTTTCATCAACCCAATTGGGAAACAGTGCATAAG GATAACTTTGTTCTCCATTATGAGCTAGTAGAGAAAAGGCCAAGTCTCCCTTCTGCGTCCCAAATTGGTAGGTGA
- the LOC109762062 gene encoding probable NOT transcription complex subunit VIP2 isoform X1 translates to MSGLLNSNINSSASNLPDSTARPFATSFSGQSGSVQGFHHSGLRNIHGNFSLPNMPGSLAQRNAAMSGLPSSGVQQHGGSISGRFASNNLPVAMSQIPHAHSGVSGRGMNVGGGQAFSSGMNMGGTIQGLYSNLGTSGNRNSVPGMSVSPALGNLGSRITSSAGNIVGGSNIGRNISSGGLSVPSISSRVDFSNNAGSGRLNVQGSNRMMNDLILQGSSQLINMIGSSYPTSGGSVSQNQMQPGNNSLGSMGMLHDASDSTPFDINDFPQLTGRPNSAGGPQGQYGSLRKQGVGVNSIVQQNHEFSIQNEDFPALPGFKGSSSDYGMELHHKEQIHENVPVMQAQQYPMARSVGFNLGSSYQPNRQQHQQGANSIQSAGPQNIGLRPLNSLSQTSSLGSYEQLLQQYQQPQAQSPFGLQQMSSATQSYGDHGLKPILGGRTPPDPYGLLGLLGVIRMNDPDLSSLALGIDLTTLGLNLNSPDNLYKTFGSPFSNEPAKGDPEYPTPACYVAEQPPALQPMHFQKFQTLILFYIFYSMPKDEAQICAANELYNRGWFYHKEVRQWLTRIPNMEPLIKTPSYEQGSYAFFHQPNWETVHKDNFVLHYELVEKRPSLPSASQIVTSGL, encoded by the exons ATGTCTGGCTTGCTGAAT TCAAATATTAACAGTTCTGCATCGAATCTTCCAGACTCAACTGCACGACCATTTGCAACATCCTTTTCTGGTCAATCTGGATCAGTTCAAGGTTTCCATCACTCTg GTCTGCGCAACATTCATGGAAATTTCAGTCTTCCAAATATGCCTGGATCACTGGCACAAAGGAATGCTGCGATGAGCGGCCTTCCGTCCTCCGGGGTTCAACAACATGGAGGGAGCATTTCTGGGAGATTTGCTTCAAACAACCTTCCAGTTGCCATGTCTCAG ATTCCTCATGCACATTCAGGTGTCAGTGGTAGAGGAATGAATGTTGGTGGAGGTCAAGCATTTAGTAGTGGCATGAATATGGGTGGTACCATTCAAGGTTTATACTCAAATTTGGGGACCAGTGGGAATCGAAATTCTGTTCCTGGCATGTCAGTATCTCCAGCTTTAGGAAACTTGGGTTCACGTATTACAAGCTCCGCAGGAAACATCGTGGGCGGAAGTAACATTGGAAGAAATATAAGCTCTGGTGGATTGTCGGTGCCGAGTATCTCATCGCGCGTCGATTTTAGTAACAATGCTGGAAGTGGAAGACTAAATGTGCAAGGATCCAACAGGATGATGAATGACCTTATTCTGCAAG GATCATCACAACTGATCAATATGATTGGAAGTTCATACCCAACGTCTGGAGGTTCAGTATCCCAGAACCAAATGCAACCAGGAAACAATTCTCTAGGTTCTATGGGGATGCTACATGACGCCAGTGACAGCACTCCATTCGACATCAATGATTTCCCCCAATTGACTGGTCGACCTAATTCAGCTGGTGGTCCACAGGGACAATATG GATCACTACGGAAGCAAGGAGTTGGTGTTAACTCCATTGTTCAACAAAACCACGAGTTCAGTATTCAGAATGAAGATTTCCCGGCTTTGCCAGGATTTAAAG GTAGCAGTTCAGATTATGGCATGGAGTTACATCACAAGGAACAAATTCACGAGAATGTACCTGTAATGCAAGCACAACAATATCCT ATGGCAAGGTCCGTTGGGTTCAATTTAGGAAGTAGCTACCAACCAAATCGTCAGCAACATCAGCAGGGTGCTAATTCA ATTCAGAGTGCCGGACCCCAAAATATTGGACTAAGACCACTAAACTCTCTGAGTCAAACTTCTAGTTTGGGATCATATGAGCAACTGCTCCAGCAATACCAGCAGCCGCAGGCTCAGAGTCCTTTCGGGTTGCAGCAGATGTCTTCAGCCACACAGTCATATGGGGATCATGGTCTAAAGCCCATTCTGGGAGGCCGAACACCACCTGATCCATACGGCTTGTTAGGATTGCTGGGGGTTATAAGGATGAATGATCCTGATTTGTCATCTCTTGCTCTGGGAATAGATTTGACAACGTTGGGTTTGAATTTGAACTCACCAGACAATCTGTACAAGACATTTGGCTCTCCATTTTCAAATGAGCCAGCAAAAGGAGATCCTGAATATCCTACTCCAGCTTGTTATGTGGCCGAGCAACCCCCAGCACTACAG CCTATGCATTTTCAGAAATTTCAGACACTCATACTGTTTTACATATTCTACAG CATGCCGAAGGATGAAGCTCAAATATGTGCTGCCAATGAACT GTATAATCGTGGATGGTTTTACCATAAAGAAGTGCGGCAATGGCTCACAAGAATTCCTAACATGGAGCCTCTCATCAAAACTCCTTCATATGAACAGGGGTCTTATGCCTTCTTTCATCAACCCAATTGGGAAACAGTGCATAAG GATAACTTTGTTCTCCATTATGAGCTAGTAGAGAAAAGGCCAAGTCTCCCTTCTGCGTCCCAAATTG TTACCTCCGGACTCTAG